Genomic window (Nomia melanderi isolate GNS246 chromosome 14, iyNomMela1, whole genome shotgun sequence):
TTCTATAGTTCGCTGGTTCTTCGTTTCAACGTAAACACGTTTGCACAACATTAGAGACTGTCGAGGAGAAATACAGAAAAGGGATTCGTAAAAGACATGTTTGAATTGGTAAAACAGGCGATGATTATCGACAAAGTTGATATCGCTTTTCCTctgataaaatgataaaatcgtAAAATAGCAACACGTGCAGTATAAACAGAGTCTTAAAACGCGTTTAAAATGGCTAAACTTTATTCGTATTACACATTATGTCCGCTCATCGATCAACAAAATTTACTAGGCGTTGAACGAGATTCGGAAAGCGGATGTGCAATTGTCACATTAGGAAGGAATATTGTTATTCGATACAAGGTAATTCTCCATATTATTTTCTCATTGTTCTATACcgaaatagtaatatttttggaaaatattatttcatctgCAGCTACAGGATCCAAAGCAATTGAACAGTTGGACGAGCAAAGATCGGTTAACGTCGCAAGTTATATACGATGAAACAACGTGTCGTTACGCGGCGATATTTAACGAAAGAAAGTTACGTCTGTGGTCGGAGAACGAAACAGATTTGAATCAAATCAAAGGTTACAAATTTCAGTCTCCTTTACATACCATTCTTACGTTCGAAACTTCTCCTCCAGTCTTGGTACGCAAAGATGGAGCTACCGCTTTATTGGAACGGGCCATACAAAACAGGAAGACTTGGTCCAAAGAAGGGATATTGCAAACCGACGAAAAGATTCTCGATTGCCGATTAGTTTGTGTAGGCAACAAAGTCAATCTGTGCCTATTAACCGAACTCAAAGGAATTTATGCTTGCTTTGTAGTCAAACTGAACGATCAAACCTATTCCAAGGAAACCGATCGTGCGAGGAGAATGGAACTCAAACGAAGATCGGAAGAGTTGGTCGGTTATACGATTCTTCAAACAAAGAATAAGGCGTATCTCTTGACGCTTTGTAAGTCGATAGTTATTATATTCCTCTCtaggtatatatatatcaaaTGTCTACGATGGTTAATTagataattacttttataaatgaTTCGTGTTTAATCAGGGTCCCATGGTAGACTGTACAGTCATTCTTTAATAGAACCCAACAGCGAAGCTAGTTTTAACACGCTGATCGGCATTATCAATAATATAGATACTAAACATCCAGTCGTCATGACGCCGTTAAACGAAGCAACGGTAGCAATTTATGGGGCTGATGCTTCCGAAGAAGGAGCTGTATTAATGATATACAATGTTCAATTCAAGTTGGTACAGGACGTGCAAAAGTTGAAATTGTACACAAAAGATGCAAAATTGTGGAAAATCGAGGACAAGTTACTACTAGCTGCTAATAGACATTTAGCGATTGCACCGTATCATCTAGCACCTCAAAAGATAGCAACTTTACTTGGTTCATCTTTGCGTTTCAAAACTAACGACGAAACCGAACAGGACGACGATATCATTGTAATTCAGGAGTCGACGTTAGCCGAGTGGGAGAAGAACGAACCAATTATCGCTAAACACTCGACTGAAAAGTCACCTATCAAACTTTCGAAACAGATATCATCTTATATAAATGAAGGATTGAGCGACGCGGCGATACAACAAATATTGATTCCGCAATTGATCGAATCGAAAGATGTCAGAACAATTATATGGTGTTTAGATAGTTTCAAAGACTTACCGGAGAAATTGTTAATCGAGCTTTTGATCTTTTCTCTTCGGAGTCCTGACGGAATATTTCTACCAATGCAAAATGGTACAATCGATCATCTCCCACAGACCAATAATTCTTACTCGAGAAACTCCTTTCTCGACAAAATATTCAATCTCACTTATTCCGATGTTTCTTTATCTTCTTACCTTAAAAGTGGCTTGAACTTTGACGAAATACTACGGCTATTACAATATTTAGTACAAAAATTAACCGATCAGGACACAAATCTCTACGACTGTCTTGTACAGCAACCAACGGATAAACAATTATACGAATGGTCTAGCCTTTTATTAGAATCTCACTATCAACATTACGTATTGTCACGAGATCCAGAAGTGTCGATGCTTCTCAATGAACTTAACTGTGCCTTAGATGATCatgtacgtatatgtatatgtatatatgtcaACTTGTGTAAAATTGCCTTTATAACTTTACAACTTTACTAGTTCCActtccatttccatttccatttccatttccatttccatttccatttcatCGATTACTGCGATTTTTGTTTTAGATACAACTACTAAAAGACATGGGAAACTTAAGGCCTCTTTTAAAAAGGATCATTAATGGCAAATCGTTGAAATTGATACAAAAAGATCGTAATAAATTTTATGCGATAGaggaaataaaactttattaacatGCATTGCaatatacgtgaaatatttcaatcctTCGCCCAAACGGAAATTAAAGAGACTTCTATCATTTGATCTTTCCGAGTAtcgtttttattcgaaataaaaggaaatcgcGTAGAAACACGAATTACGAATAAAACCTGTTTCCTTTAATATCCTTGTGTCTTATCGTGTGTCAAGATAGCTATTAGTGAAAGTGAAAAGAGGTACTCCTTTTGATCTATTCGAAACAAATAATGCATCAACTTCATTACCCTTTTCTAACAAGTAAACCAAAATAATACTTTCTTTTATCTGCGCATAGGTCTGTCTAGGTTCTTCTATCCTAGCTAAATTGTGTTTATCGGATAGACTTTTTTCTATAATCGCATTCGCAACAAACATCCAACATTTCGAGaagacttttatttttattcctttttatctACAGGACGCTTTCGTTCATTGCGATGAAACACGCGCGGTATCAGAATCTGTTGCAACGATCTACGTCGATAACGCGTGGCATGTGTTTCAAGTTACCGTTGTTCACTTCTCAAAGAGAACAAATGTTCAATCTATTTCAGTTGATCGATATACGGAACAGTACTCAAGTCACCGATAGCAGCCATGCTTAACTTTCCATTCCTTAGTTTATCGGCAACCTACAACGTATTTTTATGATTAATACATCAGGTCAAGATGAACAGAACAAAGAACGTACTGTAATCGGTAAACTGAAAAGTTGTTGGTTCACATACAGATTTAACGTCGGACGTAGACACTTTTTCGATATCGGCAACTAGCGATCCCGGTGAAGAGACTCGACCTTTAAGTAACGCTTGATATTGTAAACTCTCCAACAGGGCAGTTCCACAGTCCACTTCATTCAAAACTTCACCCTTCAGTATAGCCTTACCGCGAGCGACATCACTGTCTGACATATTCAAAGTTTTTAACCATTTGCAAGCAGCTGTTGTTAACTGAAATGTAATTAAGAAAGACGTTTAAATGCAGCCAAACTACATATTTCAGATTCTCTAGTAGCTACTCACAGATCCCGCTAAATTGGGTGCCGAGCATAAAATGAAACCAAATAACCCTGAGTCAGAGTAACTAGCATTAAAAGTCGACACAGCGAATGGATCTGAGCCTGCAGTGTTCGACACATGTTTCTGCAGTGAACCTGCACTCTGTCCCCATTTAACGTATGTTCCAGTGCCAGAAGCCCTTTGCAATACAGCACACGCTAGAGCGTCTTTGTCACTTTTCAAACTTGCACCTTCGACGGCAATTGCGACGCTGGTCAAATGAGTGGCTTTTTCCTTACGAATTTCGCCACCGTGATAACGCGACGGTTCAACCGCGTTATCCCCTGTGCCAATCTCCAAATTGTTTGCAAATGCGGTAAGCTCTGACAATGAAACACCAGTTCCAACAACTGCGCATTTGGGCCCAGTGAACCATGTATTGACAAAATGCTGTAACTGTATGCAAAAGAAACAGCGGTAGTTAAAGAGTAGGAATAATTTCCTGGctgcaaaattaatttcaaggaagaagaaacaaatttaCGGTTTCAGTTCCAATTTTCCCTAACTGATGCTTTGGAGAAAACAAGGAATATCCTAAACCCGTACGGTACGCGGCTTTGTGCAACAGTTCTAAAATCAAGGTCGTTTCCGGTAAAGAAGATAACTCGTACTCCAACCTAGGTAATTCGTCGGATATTTCCCATGGTTTGAAAACTTGCTTGGTAGCAACATGCTTCAAGAATTCAAGAGCATCCGGTCTACAAGAAAACTGTAGCTTTAGTCTACATTAAAAATGTGTATGCCGAACAATtaggaaattttattatttacaaattattcctAGTGATCTGTAACGTGTACGCGATGCTTTCACGATCTACGATCGCGGTTAAATTGCCACCCAGCTGTTGAATGTTCCTTGTTATGGCGAAACCACTCGAATAAGACGTACTTAATCCAGCAGCTATCCGCAAATGATGAGCCACACCTTGCGTGTCGTAAGATTCGTTTCGTGATCCAGCTCTAAGAGAAACAAAAGTAGATGAAACGAAAATCTCATTCGGATCTATTCGAATATTGGTTTTGTATTTTGAATACCTGAAAACTATCGACACCTGTGCAATCGCTGAATTATTGTCACAAGTAGCGACAGTGActttattacttaaaatttgACATTCAGGAGCAGTTGCAACAGAAGTCTGGGCTGCCGCTGCAGCGACATAATGCCTGACCTGCTTCAAGATATAAAgagatttagaaaattaaatgactACTCGTCCTTGATGCCTCTCTATCGTAACAGATGATGGACGGCTACAAATGAACAGATACGATAAGAACATAATGGTTGGTGTGGTCTAATACTGGTAATCCATAAGACAGAGCATGATActcggaataatattaaatcgtttacaTAACAGCCGTAAGCATCGTTATATCGTGTACGAGTTGAAACTAATCTCTGCCCTTCTTTAAACAAAGAGtagagataataataaaatagtcctTACCGTCGAATGTCGTAACAAGGATGATCGCACGACCGAACAAGCCATTTTCTCAGTCACCGCTGAGTCGAGGAGCTTTTCCGTCGAAGTAAAACACACGGAATGGTACAAATTTTCACAACTTTATGTTCGCAGCCTACAGATGGCGAACAGATCTCCgtcaatataaaatagaaaagaacAAGTAGTTCCCCTATAGACCGCAATGTCGTTGAACTCTGTGTCACATCCAgtaacgcggcggcggcggcgaaatttgtaatttcaaatcGCGCAAAGGAGAAAGGAAAATGGGAAAACAAAGAAAGTTACATATATTGCTACACAAATCATAGGACTcgtattattttccttttttattctatttaatttgtttataatgtTGATAAAGTTGATACAAATATGTTTCGTGCTATATTTGTACTCGTGAACATTGTAAGTTGAAGCTTTTCTTCCTTATTATAATTAACGATGGTACGCTATAGGTAAATAAGGACAAAAGTTGATAATCACTTTATAATCATTCTTACAATTTCTTTTTCGCAATAACAAGTATCTGAGCAAACCTATACGTAAGTGGTTCAAAATACGGAATGAAGTGTTTTATAGAATAAGGGAGAAAGAAGTaagtaaatgaaaatacaaagaGTAGATTTTTGAATGTAACGAAAACACTGTTAAACTCGTTGAATCGCTAAAGTCGAATCACTCACGCACGCGCATACTTTGCTTACTTGTACTTACGCTTACACGTAtcaacatatatacatacatacatacatacatcgTACATTCGTGCAgacatacatacgtacatacatacattcgTGCATTTATGTACCTAGGTAtcgtaaatattacaaacatattcagataatagaaaataatcgcCCAGTTTGAAAGTACGTGTACAGTGGTTTATTGTAATCAACGTTTCATCAATTTGGCACAAAAGTtctatgattttgtaatctttgGTTCCGAAAAACCCTTAGCAAGTAATACTCGACAAGTTGGAAGATACTCACTCGCTTCTCATTAAGAATATTGCAACTGAGATACAgtcttattttattcattttcctgCTGACTCATAAAAAACTCCTAACTTTTCTCTACTGTGTAAACATGAAATGTCGTGAACAAATTTCCTATGCTTTGTACAATAATGTGTAACTCATTTGCAGTCC
Coding sequences:
- the LOC116432734 gene encoding nucleolar protein 11-like isoform X1; protein product: MAKLYSYYTLCPLIDQQNLLGVERDSESGCAIVTLGRNIVIRYKLQDPKQLNSWTSKDRLTSQVIYDETTCRYAAIFNERKLRLWSENETDLNQIKGYKFQSPLHTILTFETSPPVLVRKDGATALLERAIQNRKTWSKEGILQTDEKILDCRLVCVGNKVNLCLLTELKGIYACFVVKLNDQTYSKETDRARRMELKRRSEELVGYTILQTKNKAYLLTLWSHGRLYSHSLIEPNSEASFNTLIGIINNIDTKHPVVMTPLNEATVAIYGADASEEGAVLMIYNVQFKLVQDVQKLKLYTKDAKLWKIEDKLLLAANRHLAIAPYHLAPQKIATLLGSSLRFKTNDETEQDDDIIVIQESTLAEWEKNEPIIAKHSTEKSPIKLSKQISSYINEGLSDAAIQQILIPQLIESKDVRTIIWCLDSFKDLPEKLLIELLIFSLRSPDGIFLPMQNGTIDHLPQTNNSYSRNSFLDKIFNLTYSDVSLSSYLKSGLNFDEILRLLQYLVQKLTDQDTNLYDCLVQQPTDKQLYEWSSLLLESHYQHYVLSRDPEVSMLLNELNCALDDHIQLLKDMGNLRPLLKRIINGKSLKLIQKDRNKFYAIEEIKLY
- the UQCR-C2 gene encoding ubiquinol-cytochrome c reductase core protein 2 isoform X1; this encodes MACSVVRSSLLRHSTQVRHYVAAAAAQTSVATAPECQILSNKVTVATCDNNSAIAQVSIVFRAGSRNESYDTQGVAHHLRIAAGLSTSYSSGFAITRNIQQLGGNLTAIVDRESIAYTLQITRNNLPDALEFLKHVATKQVFKPWEISDELPRLEYELSSLPETTLILELLHKAAYRTGLGYSLFSPKHQLGKIGTETLQHFVNTWFTGPKCAVVGTGVSLSELTAFANNLEIGTGDNAVEPSRYHGGEIRKEKATHLTSVAIAVEGASLKSDKDALACAVLQRASGTGTYVKWGQSAGSLQKHVSNTAGSDPFAVSTFNASYSDSGLFGFILCSAPNLAGSLTTAACKWLKTLNMSDSDVARGKAILKGEVLNEVDCGTALLESLQYQALLKGRVSSPGSLVADIEKVSTSDVKSVADKLRNGKLSMAAIGDLSTVPYIDQLK
- the UQCR-C2 gene encoding ubiquinol-cytochrome c reductase core protein 2 isoform X2, giving the protein MACSVVRSSLLRHSTVRHYVAAAAAQTSVATAPECQILSNKVTVATCDNNSAIAQVSIVFRAGSRNESYDTQGVAHHLRIAAGLSTSYSSGFAITRNIQQLGGNLTAIVDRESIAYTLQITRNNLPDALEFLKHVATKQVFKPWEISDELPRLEYELSSLPETTLILELLHKAAYRTGLGYSLFSPKHQLGKIGTETLQHFVNTWFTGPKCAVVGTGVSLSELTAFANNLEIGTGDNAVEPSRYHGGEIRKEKATHLTSVAIAVEGASLKSDKDALACAVLQRASGTGTYVKWGQSAGSLQKHVSNTAGSDPFAVSTFNASYSDSGLFGFILCSAPNLAGSLTTAACKWLKTLNMSDSDVARGKAILKGEVLNEVDCGTALLESLQYQALLKGRVSSPGSLVADIEKVSTSDVKSVADKLRNGKLSMAAIGDLSTVPYIDQLK
- the LOC116432734 gene encoding nucleolar protein 11 isoform X2 — encoded protein: MAKLYSYYTLCPLIDQQNLLGVERDSESGCAIVTLGRNIVIRYKLQDPKQLNSWTSKDRLTSQVIYDETTCRYAAIFNERKLRLWSENETDLNQIKVKLNDQTYSKETDRARRMELKRRSEELVGYTILQTKNKAYLLTLWSHGRLYSHSLIEPNSEASFNTLIGIINNIDTKHPVVMTPLNEATVAIYGADASEEGAVLMIYNVQFKLVQDVQKLKLYTKDAKLWKIEDKLLLAANRHLAIAPYHLAPQKIATLLGSSLRFKTNDETEQDDDIIVIQESTLAEWEKNEPIIAKHSTEKSPIKLSKQISSYINEGLSDAAIQQILIPQLIESKDVRTIIWCLDSFKDLPEKLLIELLIFSLRSPDGIFLPMQNGTIDHLPQTNNSYSRNSFLDKIFNLTYSDVSLSSYLKSGLNFDEILRLLQYLVQKLTDQDTNLYDCLVQQPTDKQLYEWSSLLLESHYQHYVLSRDPEVSMLLNELNCALDDHIQLLKDMGNLRPLLKRIINGKSLKLIQKDRNKFYAIEEIKLY